From a single Porites lutea chromosome 10, jaPorLute2.1, whole genome shotgun sequence genomic region:
- the LOC140949823 gene encoding uncharacterized protein produces MEKLLQIGKEFGLEGEKLLEFVEKQQKLEEERRREEEEKEEKSRQLEEEKEEKRRKLEEERRKEEEEKEEKRRKLEEERRKEEEEKEERRRREDEERETRRRERELRKLELEADLLKQKEAIEAAKREYELELARLGQGHNVAEHPEVREDRAKAPKLPSFVDGKGDVDAYLQRFERFATTAKWEKTGWASKLSALLSGRALEVYSRLSEEAAQDYDRVKLALMKRYDLTEDGYRRKFRASKPEVDESPEQFIVRLDRYLLRW; encoded by the coding sequence ATGGAAAAGCTTTTGCAGATAGGCAAAGAATTCGGATTGGAGGGAGAAAAGCTGCTCGAGTttgtagaaaaacaacaaaagttagaagaagaaagaaggagggaagaagaagaaaaggaagaaaaaagtaGACAAttagaagaggaaaaagaagaaaaacgtcgaaaacttgaggaagaaagaagaaaggaagaagaagaaaaagaagaaaaacgtcgaaaacttgaggaagaaagaagaaaggaagaagaagagaaagaggaaAGGCGTAGAAGAGAAGACGAAGAAAGAGAAACTAGGCGGCGAGAACGCGAACTGAGGAAATTAGAACTGGAAGCAGACCTGTTGAAGCAGAAAGAAGCTATTGAAGCCGCTAAGAGAGAGTATGAACTAGAGCTCGCTCGTCTAGGACAAGGCCATAACGTTGCCGAACACCCTGAAGTGAGAGAGGATAGGGCCAAGGCACCCAAGCTTCCCTCATTTGTTGATGGTAAGGGCGACGTGGATGCTTACCTGCAACGATTTGAGAGATTCGCAACCACAGCTAAATGGGAGAAGACAGGATGGGCTTCGAAACTCAGTGCTCTTTTGTCTGGACGTGCGCTAGAGGTTTATTCAAGATTATCTGAGGAAGCAGCCCAAGATTACGACCGAGTGAAGTTAGCTTTAATGAAGAGATATGACCTTACAGAGGACGGCTATCGACGTAAATTTAGAGCATCAAAGCCGGAGGTTGACGAGAGTCCTGAACAGTTTATAGTGAGACTGGACAGATACTTGTTACGTTGGTGA
- the LOC140949668 gene encoding uncharacterized protein: protein MVKEQFIDSCPKELAIHLRERASETLAQIAKIADQYLEAHGKHLFSSASKKPQVQPKAEETKATQSDATTLQCYKCNARGNKAINCPTLAKRCFLCGKQGHEARNCRSGGRKSGGQGKDGNPVQRGQVSAGCLVKSPDLNATPEEVKSCIHDDQLLLACGKKVPLLSNACVEPSTGIRSKMPVVKGRVGEKTVDVLRDTGCSGVVVKKDLVGEDQFTGDFNVMLLIDNTARKVPIARIYVDTPYLKGHVEAQCLSDPIYDLIIGNVPDARDAQNPDPGWQEACAVTTRSQAKKKDERTALKVTSSRESPIVDREKLKQMQREDESLQKYWDRGDVLVKGQAEISFEEKCGVLYRLYKHPCVNGGKPLKQVMVPEKLRRPIMEVAHGSIMGGHMGIKKTTDKIQSAFYWPGIQGDVTRFCKSCDVCQKTVSKESVPKVPLEKMPLIDKPFKRVAIDLVGPISPPSEEGHRYILTLVDFSTRYPEAVPLKNIDTETVAEALVDIFSRLGVPEEILSDLGTQFVSECMREVTRLLSIKQLTTTPYHPMCNGLTEKFKGTMKSMLKRLCSEQPRQWHPNINPLLFAYREVPQESTGFSPFELLYGRAVRGPMTILKQLWTKGVEGPEVKNSYQYFFELREKLEDTLKLAHSELEKAQQKGKYYYDRKSKVRKFQPGEKVLVLLPTDHNKLLMQWKGPFEVSSVVGLNDYKVKEKGKEKVYHANLLKKYFEREETTVEGAVAVGAGATSIDDAVDCAAKVDEAEEEEVNFLELGGYVAKESIEDIATGPNLTDEQRTEFTDLAKQFTNLFT from the coding sequence ATGGTGAAAGAACAGTTTATTGACTCTTGTCCAAAAGAGTTAGCTATTCACCTCCGTGAAAGAGCCTCGGAAACGCTTGCTCAGATAGCGAAGATCGCCGATCAATACTTGGAAGCACATGGAAAGCATCTGTTCAGCTCTGCGAGCAAGAAGCCACAAGTACAGCCCAAGGCGGAGGAAACAAAGGCTACACAGAGTGACGCAACAACCCTCCAGTGTTACAAGTGTAATGCTCGCGGAAACAAAGCTATTAACTGCCCAACCCTAGCTAAAAGGTGTTTCCTGTGTGGCAAGCAAGGTCATGAAGCGAGGAACTGTCGATCAGGTGGACGAAAGTCAGGAGGCCAAGGTAAGGATGGTAACCCTGTGCAACGTGGTCAAGTTAGTGCTGGCTGTTTGGTTAAGTCACCCGATCTTAACGCTACCCCCGAGGAAGTCAAGTCGTGTATTCACGATGATCAGCTTCTGTTAGCCTGTGGCAAGAAAGTCCCGTTGCTGAGTAATGCCTGTGTTGAACCTTCAACTGGAATAAGAAGTAAGATGCCTGTTGTAAAGGGTAGAGTTGGAGAGAAGACTGTTGACGTTTTAAGAGATACTGGTTGCAGTGGAGTTGTAGTCAAGAAGGACCTTGTCGGCGAGGATCAGTTCACCGGAGACTTTAACGTTATGTTGCTTATTGACAACACGGCAAGGAAAGTGCCTATAGCAAGAATTTATGTTGATACCCCTTATCTTAAGGGCCATGTAGAAGCGCAGTGCCTTTCAGATCCTATCTATGACCTGATCATTGGCAACGTACCTGATGCCAGGGACGCACAAAATCCAGACCCCGGTTGGCAAGAGGCCTGTGCAGTAACTACAAGAAGTCAAGCTAAGAAAAAGGATGAACGCACAGCGTTGAAGGTGACAAGTAGCCGTGAGAGCCCTATTGTGGATAGAGAGAAGCTCAAGCAGATGCAGCGTGAAGATGAGAGCCTGCAAAAGTACTGGGATCGAGGCGATGTGCTAGTAAAGGGTCAGGCggagatttcatttgaagaaaaatgtgGAGTACTGTACCGTCTGTACAAGCACCCTTGTGTGAATGGTGGAAAACCGCTTAAACAAGTCATGGTACCTGAAAAGTTGAGGCGCCCCATAATGGAAGTGGCTCACGGATCGATCATGGGCGGTCACATGGGCATcaagaaaacaacagacaagaTCCAGAGTGCGTTTTATTGGCCTGGAATTCAAGGTGACGTGACTCGATTTTGCAAGTCCTGTGATGTTTGTCAGAAGACTGTAAGTAAGGAATCAGTGCCGAAAGTTCCGTTAGAGAAGATGCCGCTAATTGACAAGCCCTTTAAGAGAGTAGCAATAGATCTTGTTGGGCCTATCAGTCCTCCGAGTGAAGAAGGACACAGGTACATATTGACGCTGGTAGATTTTTCGACTCGCTACCCTGAGGCTGTACCACTAAAGAACATTGATACGGAGACAGTAGCAGAGGCATTGGTGGATATCTTTAGCCGTCTAGGAGTACCCGAAGAAATCCTGAGTGATCTGGGCACACAGTTTGTCTCGGAGTGCATGAGAGAAGTAACCCGACTACTAAGCATTAAACAGCTTACAACAACGCCCTATCACCCGATGTGTAACGGTTTGACGGAGAAGTTCAAAGGAACGATGAAGTCTATGCTGAAGAGACTGTGTAGTGAGCAGCCAAGACAGTGGCATCCCAACATAAACCCACTGTTGTTTGCTTATCGTGAAGTCCCCCAAGAGTCCACTGGTTTTTCGCCGTTCGAGCTGTTATATGGAAGAGCTGTTAGAGGACCAATGACCATACTCAAACAGCTGTGGACGAAGGGAGTTGAGGGGCCTGAAGTAAAGAACAGTTACCAGTACTTTTTTGAGTTGCGAGAGAAGTTAGAAGATACCCTTAAGCTCGCCCATAGTGAATTGGAGAAAGCTCAGCAGAAAGGAAAGTACTATTACGACCGCAAGTCTAAGGTTAGGAAGTTTCAACCAGGTGAGAAAGTGCTTGTGCTGCTACCTACCGACCATAACAAGTTACTTATGCAGTGGAAAGGTCCCTTTGAAGTCAGTTCAGTAGTAGGTCTCAATGACtacaaagtgaaagaaaaaggcaAGGAGAAAGTTTACCACGCTAACCTccttaaaaagtattttgagcGAGAGGAGACTACAGTCGAAGGAGCAGTAGCTGTTGGAGCAGGCGCTACGAGTATAGACGATGCTGTCGACTGTGCGGCTAAAGTTGATGAAGCAGAGGAAGAAGAGGTCAATTTCCTAGAGCTTGGTGGTTATGTAGCCAAGGAATCAATTGAGGATATTGCAACTGGACCAAATCTTACGGACGAGCAACGAACTGAATTTACGGATCTGGCTAAGCAGTTCACGAATTTGTTTACTTAA